The sequence below is a genomic window from Ornithobacterium rhinotracheale.
ACAGCACTCAAAGTAGAACACCCTAATATTACTTTACATAAAGTAACATCTACCATAGAAATGAAAAATAAAGTAGATGAATTGGCTGAAGAACAAGATGTTTTGATTATGGCAGCAGCCGTGGCAGACTACCGAGTAAAAGACATTGCCGAGAATAAAATCAAGAAAAAAGATAAAAACTTACACATTGAATTGATTAAAAATCCAGATATCCTAAAATCACTTGGGGAAACAAAAAAGAAAACGCAATTTTTGGTAGGTTTTGCCTTGGAAACCCAAAATGCTATTGAAAATGCTACACAGAAACTCAATGCGAAAAATGCTGATATGATAGTGCTTAACACGCTTGAAGATGAAGGCGCAGGCTTTCAAGTCAGTACAAATAAAGTTAGCTTTATTACCAAAAAGCACGCCCCTATTTCATTTGATTTAAAATCAAAAAAAGAGGTGGCAAAGGATATTTTGAACTATATTGCCCAAAACATTTAGTTATGAAATTTAAAATTGCAACTCTGCTCCTACTTATTCTAAATCTAAGCTTTGCACAAGAATTTTATGCCGAGGTAAATGTGGACTATTCCCAAGTGGGCGGCTCTAATGCTAGCACATACCAAGCACTTGAAAAGTCGCTTAAAGATTTCATTAACACTACCAAATGGAGCGATAAGAATTATAAAATTCACGAGAGAATTGAGGCCTCTTTTAACATTATAATTAAAGAAAAATCAGGCAATAATCAATATAAAGCCAGTTTGCAAGTGCAGAGTAGGCGCCCTGTTTTTAACTCCAATTATTATACGCCTACGCTCAATGTAAATGACACAAATTTTGATTTTGAATATACAGATTTTCAGCAAATTGTGTTTAATCAAAGGAAATTTAGCAACACTAATTTAAGCGATGTTATTGGCTTTTATGTCTATTTAATTTTGGGGATAGATGCCGACACTTTTTCAAGAAATGGCGGAACGCAATATTTTAAAATAGCGCAAAATGTAAGCTCTAATGCTTTAAGCTCTAAGTTTGATGGCTGGGGGTCTCAATCACAGCGAAACCGCACAGCTTTGATAAACAAGATTTTATCACCAAGTGGAAATACAATGCGCGCGCTTTATTACAACTACCATATCAGAGGTTTGGACCAAATGTATTCAAATGAATTAAATGCTAAAAATAACATTGGCAATGCGCTACTGTCTTTAAATAGCTATGAAAAAAGCAATGATTTTTCGCAAAATTATATGCTTGATGTATTCTTTAATACCAAAAAACACGAAATTGAGCAGATTTTTACAGGCGGAGTTTCCACTAGCTTTGGGCTCAATAAATTGAAGACACTTTTAGAAAAAATTTCGCCGAATAATAATGACCTTTGGAAAAAGCTAAATAAATAATGCTAAAACATTTATCAATACATAATTATGCTTTAATCAATGATTTAGAGCTAAATCTTGAAAAGGGATTGAGCATCATAACGGGTGAAACAGGCGCAGGAAAATCAATTTTATTAGGCGCATTACGCCTCGTGCTTGGCGAACGAGCTGATTTAAAATCAATCAAAAATGCGGAGGAAAAATGTGTGGTAGAAGCCGTATTTGATATAAAAAATTTAGGTTTAGAGCCGTTTTTTGATGAATATGATTTAGATTATGAAGATGAAACTATTTTGCGCCGAGAGATTTTGGTCTCTGGAAAATCAAGAGCGTTTGTAAACGATGTCCCTACTACGCTAAAAGTGCTGGAAGAGCTTAGCGCGCATTTGATAGATGTGCATTCTCAGTTCCAAACGGCCAATATCATTACACAAGAGTTTCAGTATGAATGGATTGATGCTGTGGCTAAAAACCAAAAATTGGTGGCGGAATTTCAACAAAATTTGAAGATTTTAAAACATAAAAATCGTGAATTAAATGAAATTTTAGCACAACAGGCAGAGTTCCAAAAAGAAAAGGATTATTACGAATTTATTTTTAATGAATTAAAATCTGCTGATTTAGAAAATCTAAACCCAGAAGAGCTTGAACAACAACAATATTTGCTAGAAAATGCCGAGGAAGTGGCAGGAAAATTAGGACAGTCCATTGATTTGATGTCAGCTGAACCTAGCGGAATTTTATCATTATTAAACGATTTAAAGGCGAAATCCAAAGTATTTGCAGACTATTTTTCTAATTCCGATTTGGCTTCCCGCATTGATTCCCTAGAAATTGAGGCTAAGGATATTTTTACAGAAATAGAGCGCTACACCCAAGAAGTGGAGCCAGACCCCACGGCACTGGCAATCATTCAAGAAAAATTAAATAACTACAATAATCTATTGCAGAAACACCATTGTGCCAATGTGGAGGAACTCCGAAATTTGCAAATAGAAATTGCCCAAAAATTAGAGCAAGAGGCCAATGCTACGGAAGATGTGAGCGCTTTGAAAAATGAGATTAAGGCACTGACAAAACAATTGGATAATGAGGCCAAAACGCTACACGAGCGAAGAGAGAAAGTAATCCCAAAGATTGAAAAAGAGGTT
It includes:
- a CDS encoding DUF4835 family protein; amino-acid sequence: MKFKIATLLLLILNLSFAQEFYAEVNVDYSQVGGSNASTYQALEKSLKDFINTTKWSDKNYKIHERIEASFNIIIKEKSGNNQYKASLQVQSRRPVFNSNYYTPTLNVNDTNFDFEYTDFQQIVFNQRKFSNTNLSDVIGFYVYLILGIDADTFSRNGGTQYFKIAQNVSSNALSSKFDGWGSQSQRNRTALINKILSPSGNTMRALYYNYHIRGLDQMYSNELNAKNNIGNALLSLNSYEKSNDFSQNYMLDVFFNTKKHEIEQIFTGGVSTSFGLNKLKTLLEKISPNNNDLWKKLNK
- a CDS encoding DNA repair protein RecN → MLKHLSIHNYALINDLELNLEKGLSIITGETGAGKSILLGALRLVLGERADLKSIKNAEEKCVVEAVFDIKNLGLEPFFDEYDLDYEDETILRREILVSGKSRAFVNDVPTTLKVLEELSAHLIDVHSQFQTANIITQEFQYEWIDAVAKNQKLVAEFQQNLKILKHKNRELNEILAQQAEFQKEKDYYEFIFNELKSADLENLNPEELEQQQYLLENAEEVAGKLGQSIDLMSAEPSGILSLLNDLKAKSKVFADYFSNSDLASRIDSLEIEAKDIFTEIERYTQEVEPDPTALAIIQEKLNNYNNLLQKHHCANVEELRNLQIEIAQKLEQEANATEDVSALKNEIKALTKQLDNEAKTLHERREKVIPKIEKEVLDTLSVLGMQNAEIQIKLEPSTEFSPFGKENLTLLFTANKGTALKTLEKSVSGGERSRLMLAVKKSLALHKTLPTLILDEIDTGVSGKIAGEMGKIMKQMGENLQVISITHLPQVAAQGNTHYKVSKSEKEGITQTEIHMLNNDERLNEIAQMISGSNITEAAIAQAKALLA